The proteins below are encoded in one region of Loxodonta africana isolate mLoxAfr1 chromosome 5, mLoxAfr1.hap2, whole genome shotgun sequence:
- the DSPP gene encoding dentin sialophosphoprotein, whose product MKIIIYFCIWAAAWAVPVPQTKPLERHAVDKSLNLYVLAKSSVTIQDELNANDTAKENGVSMHESEIGRQQYTENSCKGEGNGSECAELGGKNSYTHSTLADEENIENGNGGTGNLDTYGYDAIHGNENNITTSGIRGKVNVLDNVGAATVSNVNGNTDKNIINWDVGDTSQSENVTVVPEDGNQVAGNNNSTGHVDEINGNSCGNEGNTNEVTPQGEGGINENKEAAATPGRSGTDNGQGTTSLGDSDWSPSGSGAEEDEDKEGSGDEDEETGDGKEGADNNNGQEVQGNGKEDGNDNSTGQNSISIEDGDPEDQEAPHNKNDRDNTAKSEEDSDGIPEGNDDKSIKNTKELNHRESKNVNNGVTEVAEQSAVGKSQDKGIEIEVSSNSNRNNIAKEAGKVNEDKESKRQHGTIMGKGNVKAQGEAGNIQGPGQKSEPGNTAGHSKVGGESNSDGYDSYDFDDESMQGDDPNSSNESNGNDDANSESENDSSSRGDDSYTSDESTDNGNDSDSKEEGDDAESDSTPDTNDGDSNGNGNNGNGNNGEPESKSDSSDSSDSSDSSDSSDSSDSSDSSDSSDSSDSSDSKSDSSDSSDSSDSSDSSDSSDSSDSSDSSDSSDSSDSSDSSDSSDSSDSSDSSNSSDSKSDSSDSSDSSDSSDSSDSSDSSDSSDSSDSSDSSKSSDSSDSSDSSDSSDSSDSSDSSDSSDSSDSSDSSDSSDSSDSSDSSDSNDGSDSSDSSDSSDSSNSDSDSSDSSKSSDSSDSNDSSDSSDSTDSSDSSNSSDSSDSSDSNDSSDSSDNSGSNDSASNSSDESDSKSKSDNGNSNASDSDSDSEGSDSNHSTSDD is encoded by the exons ATGAAGATAATTATATATTTTTGCATTTGGGCAGCAGCATGGGCCGTTCCA GTTCCTCAAACCAAACCCTTGGAGAGACATGCTGTTGACAAATCTTTGAATTTATATGTACTAGCAAAATCCAGTGTGACAATACAG GATGAGTTAAATGCCAATGACACTGCCAAAGAAAATGGTGTCTCCATGCATGAAAGTGAAATAGGAAGGCAACAGTATACAGAAAACAGTTGCAAAGGAGAAGGGAATGGCTCTGAGTGTGCAGAATTAGGAGGAAAGAATTCTTACACACATTCCACGTTAGCAGATGAAGAGAATATTGAGAATGGGAATGGGGGCACAGGAAACCTAGACACATATGGTTATGATGCGATACATGGAAATGAGAATAACATCACAACAAGTGGCATTAGAGGAAAAGTAAACGTCCTTGACAATGTTGGAGCAGCAACTGTGAGCAATGTTAATGGAAACACTGATAAGAATATAATCAATTGGGATGTAGGAGATACAAGTCAGAGTGAGAATGTCACTGTTGTCCCTGAAGATGGAAATCAAGTAGCTGGAAACAATAATAGTACAGGCCATGTGGATGAAATAAATGGAAATTCCTGTGGGAATGAGGGTAACACAAATGAAGTAACACCTCAGGGAGAAGGTGGGATAAATGAAAACAAGGAGGCTGCGGCAACTCCAGGGAGAAGTGGAACTGACAATGGACAAGGTACTACTAGCCTGGGTGATTCTGATTGGAGTCCTAGCGGGAGTGGAGCAGAAGAAGATGAAGACAAGGAGGGCTCTGGTGACGAAGATGAAGAAACAGGGGATGGAAAAGAGGGTGCCGACAATAACAATGGCCAGGAAGTTCAGGGTAATGGAAAAGAAGATGGCAATGACAATAGCACAGGTCAAAATTCCATCAGTATTGAAGATGGTGACCCTGAAGATCAAGAAGCTCCTCATAATAAAAATGATAGAGACAACACCGCCAAGAGTGAAGAAGATTCTGACGGTATTCCAGAAGGCAATGATGATAAAAGCATAAAGAATACCAAAGAACTCAATCACAGAGAAAGCAAAAATGTGAACAATGGAGTCACTGAAGTAGCAGAGCAGAGTGCTGTTGGAAAGAGCCAAGATAAG GGAATAGAAATTGAAGTTTCCAGCAATAGCAACAGAAATAATATTGCCAAAGAAGCTGGGAAAGTCAATGAAGATAAAGAGAGTAAAAGACAACATGGAACTAtcatgggcaaaggaaatgtCAAGGCACAAGGAGAGGCTGGTAACATACAAGGACCAGGCCAGAAATCAGAACCTGGAAATACGGCTGGACACAGCAAAGTTGGCGGTGAGAGTAATAGTGATGGATATGACAGTTACGATTTTGATGATGAGTCCATGCAAGGAGATGACCCCAACAGTAGCAATGAGTCCAATGGCAATGATGATGCCAATTCTGAGAGTGAAAATGACAGCAGTAGCCGAGGAGACGATTCTTATACCTCTGATGAATCAACAGATAATGGCAATGACAGTGATTCAAAAGAAGAAGGAGATGATGCTGAGAGTGATAGCACACCAGACACTAATGATGGTGACAGTAATGGAAATGGTAACAATGGGAATGGAAACAATGGTGAACCAGAGAGTAAATCAGATAGCAGTGACAGCAGTGACAGCAGTGACAGCAGTGATAGCAGTGACAGCAGTGACAGCAGTGATAGCAGTGACAGCAGTGATAGCAGTGACAGCAGTGATAGCAAATCAGACAGCAGTGACAGTAGTGATAGCAGTGACAGCAGTGACAGTAGTGATAGCAGTGACAGTAGTGACAGCAGTGATAGCAGTGATAGCAGTGACAGCAGTGATAGCAGTGACAGCAGTGACAGCAGTGATAGCAGTGACAGCAGTGATAGCAGCAACAGCAGTGATAGCAAATCAGACAGCAGTGACAGTAGTGATAGCAGTGACAGCAGTGACAGTAGTGATAGCAGTGACAGCAGTGATAGCAGTGACAGTAGTGACAGCAGTGATAGCAGTAAGAGCAGTGACAGTAGTGACAGCAGTGACAGCAGTGATAGCAGTGACAGCAGTGACAGCAGTGACAGCAGTGATAGCAGTGACAGCAGTGACAGCAGTGATAGCAGTGACAGTAGTGACAGCAGTGATAGTAGTGACAGCAGTGATAGTAATGACGGCAGTGACAGCAGTGATAGCAGTGACAGCAGTGATAGCAGCAATAGTGATAGTGATAGTAGTGACAGCAGTAAGAGCAGTGACAGCAGTGATAGTAATGACAGCAGTGACAGCAGTGATAGCACTGACAGTAGTGACAGTAGCAATAGCAGTGACAGCAGTGACAGTAGTGACAGCAATGACAGCAGTGATAGCAGTGACAACAGCGGCAGCAATGACAGTGCATCTAACAGTAGTGATGAGAGTGACAGCAAGAGCAAGTCTGATAATGGGAACAGCAATGCAAGTGATAGTGACAGTGACAGTGAAGGCAGTGACAGTAATCACTCAACCAGTGATgattag